A single region of the Carassius auratus strain Wakin unplaced genomic scaffold, ASM336829v1 scaf_tig00020715, whole genome shotgun sequence genome encodes:
- the LOC113076551 gene encoding uncharacterized protein LOC113076551 encodes MDVTDEMKTISVMEGDPFTLHTEVNEIQKYLLIQWMFGSTRIAEINRLTQTNSTYDADGRFRGRLKLDQTGSLTIANTSTTDSGLYQLATVNRETSYMNFNVTVCAAPHSSSPSERVSSSNCVTSSCAVHNSVVNHTEDANITELFQPSSVCNGHCGSTEAVIRLVLSVLVGVAAVAVLVYDIRSTRSELDMTEETEDLYETYGVKSDLHYELSRRLSCPKQALY; translated from the exons ATGG ATGTGACGGATGAAATGAAGACAatatcagtgatggagggagatccGTTCACTCTACACACTGAGGTAAATGAAATACAGAAGTATCTGCTAATACAGTGGATGTTCGGAAGCACTCGGATAGCTGAAATCAACAGACTCACCCAAACCAACTCGACATACGACgctgacgggagattcagaggaagactgaagctggatcagaccGGATCTCTGACCATCGCAAACACCAgcaccacagactctggactctaTCAGCTAGCGACTGTCAACAGAGAGACCAGCTATATGAATTTCAATGTTACAGTCTGCG CAGCTCCACACAGTTCTTCGCCGTCAGAAAGAGTGTCAAGCTCAAACTGTGTGACGTCCAGTTGTGCGGTCCACAATTCAGTCGTCAATCACACTGAGGATGCCAACATTACTGAGCTCTTTCAGCCGAGTTCAG tctGCAATGGACATTGTGgctctactgaagctgtgatccgattggtcctctctgttctggtgggcgtggctgctgTTGCTgtgctggtttatgacatcagatctacAAGAAGTGAGCTTGACATGACAGAAGAGACCGAAGATCTCTATGAGACCTATGGAGTAAAATCAGACTTACACTATGAACTGAGCAGAAGGTTGAGTTGCCCAAAACAAGCCCTATATTAA